A single Mangrovimonas sp. YM274 DNA region contains:
- a CDS encoding acetyl-CoA C-acyltransferase, producing MSKDVVIVSAARTPIGSFLGSLSTIPAPKLGAVAIKGALDKINLKPELVQEVLMGHVVQAGAGQAPARQAAMYAGIPDTVPCTTVNKVCASGMKAVMQAAQSIALGDADIVVAGGMENMSLIPHYMHARMGTKFGPASLIDGMQKDGLVDAYDQNAMGVCADACATEYNFSREDQDAFAIQSYERSAAAWEAGKFDNEVVPVEVPQRRGDALVVNKDEEFTNVKMEKIPSLRPAFTKEGTVTAANASTINDGAGAVVLMSKDKAEELGLTPLATIKGYADAAHEPKWFTTAPAKALPKALNKAGVAIEDVDFFEFNEAFSVVGLANMKLLGLSDDKVNVNGGAVSLGHPLGCSGVRIIITLINVLEQNNAKIGAAAICNGGGGASAIVIERN from the coding sequence GTTTATCAACAATACCTGCACCAAAATTGGGAGCAGTTGCCATAAAAGGAGCTTTAGATAAAATTAACTTGAAACCAGAATTGGTTCAGGAAGTTTTAATGGGCCACGTAGTACAAGCTGGAGCTGGTCAAGCACCGGCTAGACAAGCCGCTATGTATGCTGGTATTCCAGATACTGTTCCTTGTACAACAGTAAACAAAGTATGTGCTTCTGGTATGAAAGCCGTTATGCAAGCCGCACAATCTATTGCCTTGGGTGATGCTGACATTGTGGTTGCTGGAGGTATGGAAAACATGAGTTTAATACCGCATTACATGCATGCGCGTATGGGTACTAAATTTGGACCTGCAAGTTTAATTGACGGAATGCAAAAAGATGGTTTGGTTGACGCTTATGACCAAAACGCTATGGGAGTTTGCGCCGATGCATGTGCCACCGAATATAATTTCTCTCGTGAGGACCAAGATGCTTTTGCTATACAGTCTTATGAAAGATCTGCTGCTGCTTGGGAAGCTGGAAAATTCGACAATGAAGTAGTTCCTGTTGAAGTGCCTCAACGTCGTGGTGACGCATTGGTAGTGAACAAAGATGAAGAGTTTACGAATGTAAAAATGGAAAAGATTCCATCGTTGCGACCAGCATTTACCAAAGAAGGAACTGTTACCGCAGCAAATGCTTCCACCATTAATGATGGAGCCGGCGCTGTAGTCTTGATGAGTAAAGATAAAGCTGAAGAATTAGGATTAACGCCATTAGCTACCATTAAAGGATATGCCGATGCGGCACACGAACCAAAGTGGTTTACAACAGCTCCTGCCAAAGCCCTTCCTAAGGCATTGAACAAAGCAGGTGTTGCTATAGAAGATGTTGATTTTTTTGAATTCAATGAAGCTTTTTCTGTGGTAGGTCTAGCCAACATGAAACTTCTTGGATTAAGCGATGATAAAGTGAACGTTAACGGAGGTGCTGTTTCCTTAGGACACCCTTTAGGATGCTCTGGTGTTAGAATTATCATCACACTTATAAATGTTTTGGAACAAAACAATGCTAAAATTGGAGCAGCTGCCATTTGCAATGGTGGTGGTGGTGCTTCAGCAATTGTTATTGAACGTAACTAA
- a CDS encoding C40 family peptidase yields the protein MQYGICNLSIVPLRLEPSDKSELVSQILYGDFFKVLEQRKHWSKIRLHFDNYEGWVDNKQYIEIVQEQFNTLKSELPILSSDLVEFVQDSNANLITIPLGSTLNGLSILDHKHDGSLVQGIQPREQLLKTAFTYLNTPYLWGGKTPFGIDCSGFTQMVYKLNGYKLLRDASQQATQGEALSFIEESEPGDLAFFDNNEGHIVHVGIIMANNYIIHAHGKVRIDRLDHSGIYNVDKRMHTHKLRVIKKII from the coding sequence ATGCAATACGGAATTTGTAACTTAAGCATTGTTCCTTTACGATTAGAGCCCTCCGACAAAAGCGAACTTGTTTCGCAAATATTATATGGAGATTTCTTTAAGGTATTGGAGCAACGCAAACATTGGAGCAAAATCCGTTTGCATTTTGATAATTATGAGGGCTGGGTAGATAACAAGCAATATATAGAGATTGTCCAAGAACAATTCAATACTTTAAAAAGTGAATTGCCTATATTGTCATCTGATTTGGTTGAGTTTGTTCAAGACAGTAATGCCAATTTAATTACCATACCATTAGGATCTACTTTAAATGGTCTCTCTATTTTAGACCATAAACATGACGGAAGCTTGGTACAAGGTATTCAACCAAGAGAACAACTACTAAAAACTGCATTTACCTATTTAAATACACCATACTTATGGGGCGGAAAAACTCCTTTTGGAATTGACTGTTCCGGTTTTACACAGATGGTATACAAACTCAATGGGTACAAACTTTTGCGTGATGCTTCGCAGCAAGCTACACAAGGAGAAGCCTTAAGTTTTATAGAGGAAAGTGAACCTGGTGATTTGGCCTTTTTTGATAACAACGAAGGACATATTGTTCATGTTGGTATAATAATGGCCAACAATTATATTATCCATGCACACGGCAAAGTAAGAATAGATCGTTTGGACCATTCTGGGATATACAATGTAGACAAACGAATGCATACCCATAAGTTAAGGGTAATCAAAAAAATAATCTAA
- a CDS encoding tetratricopeptide repeat protein: MNNHKYSIQRSIVNKKQLAVALALLAGSFTYAQKNEIKDAEKAIKSGNYADAKSAINSAESLINGADSKTQAKFYFLKGQALYANGAGSDAEIEQAIASLDKVKAIESADGKEKYSDDVDELKQQMLNNFLTEANSALESKNYLKSSKGFEQAYRMSPKDTLYLYYAASTAVTAKDYDTSLEYYEELRDLGYEGIETQYVATDKATNEEEVFGSAALRDISVKGGTHIKPTVRKTDPKSAEIIKNIALIYVSKGDTEKAIEAIDDARKQNPDDFNLLLTEANLHLKMGNKDKFKALMQEATVKDPKNPELQYNLGVISAEAGENEAAKGYYKKAIELDPGYVDAYNNLAVVTLASEQSIIEEMNGLGNSAADNRRYDELKEERMQLYKDAVPYLEKTLQLRPNNLQAAKTLMNIYSAIGDTANYQKMKAKVEAIESGN, encoded by the coding sequence ATGAACAATCATAAATACTCAATTCAAAGAAGTATTGTGAATAAAAAGCAACTAGCGGTTGCTTTGGCTCTTTTGGCGGGTTCTTTTACCTATGCTCAAAAGAATGAAATAAAAGACGCTGAAAAAGCAATTAAATCTGGAAATTATGCAGATGCTAAGTCTGCTATTAATTCTGCCGAGTCGTTAATAAATGGAGCTGATTCCAAGACTCAGGCCAAGTTTTATTTTTTAAAGGGACAGGCTTTGTATGCTAATGGAGCAGGTTCTGATGCAGAAATAGAACAAGCAATTGCAAGTTTAGACAAAGTTAAGGCCATTGAAAGTGCTGATGGCAAAGAAAAATATTCTGACGATGTTGATGAACTAAAACAACAAATGTTGAATAATTTCTTGACAGAAGCTAATTCTGCTCTTGAAAGCAAGAACTACTTAAAGTCTTCAAAAGGGTTTGAGCAAGCTTACAGAATGTCTCCAAAAGACACCTTGTATCTTTACTATGCAGCTTCTACAGCGGTTACAGCAAAAGATTATGATACATCTTTGGAATATTATGAAGAGTTAAGAGATTTAGGATACGAAGGTATCGAAACGCAATATGTAGCAACCGATAAAGCAACTAATGAAGAAGAAGTTTTTGGTTCGGCGGCGTTGAGAGATATCAGTGTAAAAGGTGGAACGCACATCAAACCTACTGTAAGAAAGACAGATCCAAAATCAGCCGAAATCATCAAAAACATCGCTTTAATCTATGTGTCTAAGGGAGATACTGAAAAGGCTATTGAGGCTATTGATGATGCTAGAAAACAGAACCCGGACGATTTCAATTTATTGCTTACAGAAGCAAACTTACATTTGAAAATGGGTAATAAGGATAAGTTCAAGGCTCTTATGCAGGAAGCTACTGTTAAAGATCCAAAAAATCCTGAATTACAATATAACTTAGGAGTTATTTCTGCAGAAGCAGGGGAAAATGAAGCGGCTAAAGGCTATTATAAGAAAGCTATAGAATTGGATCCAGGTTATGTGGATGCTTATAACAATTTAGCTGTTGTAACCTTGGCAAGTGAGCAAAGTATCATTGAGGAAATGAACGGTTTGGGTAACTCTGCTGCTGATAACAGACGTTACGACGAATTGAAAGAGGAGCGTATGCAATTGTACAAGGATGCAGTTCCTTATTTGGAAAAAACACTTCAGTTAAGACCAAACAACTTGCAGGCAGCAAAAACTTTAATGAATATTTACAGTGCAATAGGAGACACTGCAAATTATCAAAAAATGAAAGCTAAAGTTGAAGCTATTGAAAGTGGAAACTAA
- the gyrA gene encoding DNA gyrase subunit A: MVEGEKLIPINIEDEMKSAYIDYSMSVIVSRALPDVRDGLKPVHRRVLFGMHELGVRSNTAYKKSARIVGEVLGKYHPHGDSSVYDTMVRMAQEWSLRYMLVDGQGNFGSIDGDSPAAMRYTEARMRKISEDMLADIDKETVDHKLNFDDTLQEPTVLPTRIPGLLVNGASGIAVGMATNMPPHNISEVVDGTVAYIDNNDIEVEELITHIKAPDFPTGGTIYGYDGVREAFKTGRGRIVIRGKANIEEVQGRECIIVTEIPYLVNKADMIKKTADLVNDKKLEGISTIRDESDRNGMRIVYVLKRDAIPNIVLNKLYKYTALQSSFSVNNIALVNGRPQLLNLKDLIHHFVEHRHEVVVRRTTYELRKAEERAHILEGLIIASDNIDEVIALIRASSNAEEAREKLIERFKLSEIQAKAIVEMRLRQLTGLEQDKLRSEYDELMKTIEDLKDILAKKERRMEIIKEELLVVKEKYGDDRRSIIEYAGGDLSIEDMIPDEQVVITISHAGYIKRTSLSEYKIQHRGGVGQKASTTRNEDFLEHLFVGTNHQYMLFFTQKGKCFWMRVYEIPEGSRTSKGRAIQNLINIEQDDKVKAFICTQDLKDEEYINSHYVIMATKQGQVKKTALEQYSRPRTNGINAITIKEDDELLEARLTTGNSQVMLALKSGKAIRFEEAKTRPMGRGASGVRGITLANDTDEVIGMIAIENSQEESVLVVSEKGYGKRTYIDDPEDGEPVYRITNRGGKGVKTISITEKTGHLVAIKTVTDEDDLMIINKSGIAIRIAVKDLRVMGRATQGVRLINLKGKDSIAAVAKVMKDDEEEIEGSVEDVETLNEDGTTLDNAQE; encoded by the coding sequence ATGGTAGAAGGAGAGAAACTCATTCCGATTAATATTGAAGATGAAATGAAATCGGCCTACATTGATTATTCAATGTCGGTCATTGTGTCACGTGCTTTGCCAGATGTTAGAGATGGTTTAAAGCCAGTGCATAGACGTGTGTTGTTTGGAATGCATGAACTTGGCGTAAGATCCAATACAGCTTATAAAAAATCGGCTAGAATTGTTGGGGAAGTGTTAGGTAAGTACCATCCTCATGGAGACAGTTCGGTTTACGATACAATGGTACGTATGGCTCAGGAATGGAGCTTGCGTTATATGTTGGTAGACGGGCAAGGGAACTTTGGTTCTATCGATGGTGATAGTCCTGCAGCCATGCGTTATACAGAGGCTCGTATGCGCAAGATTTCCGAAGATATGTTGGCAGACATCGATAAGGAAACCGTAGACCATAAACTTAACTTTGACGACACTTTACAAGAACCCACTGTATTACCAACAAGAATCCCAGGGCTGTTGGTGAACGGTGCTTCGGGAATTGCAGTAGGTATGGCTACCAATATGCCGCCTCACAATATTTCTGAGGTTGTGGACGGAACCGTTGCTTATATTGATAACAATGATATAGAAGTAGAGGAGTTAATTACTCATATAAAAGCACCTGATTTTCCAACCGGAGGAACTATTTATGGGTATGACGGTGTTAGGGAAGCATTTAAAACCGGTAGGGGAAGAATCGTTATCCGTGGAAAGGCCAATATTGAGGAAGTTCAAGGTCGTGAGTGTATTATTGTAACCGAGATTCCTTATTTGGTAAACAAGGCCGACATGATTAAGAAAACGGCCGACTTGGTTAACGATAAGAAATTGGAAGGAATTTCTACTATTCGTGATGAGTCCGACAGAAATGGGATGCGTATCGTTTATGTACTTAAACGCGATGCCATTCCAAACATTGTTTTAAACAAACTTTACAAATATACAGCGCTTCAATCGTCATTTAGTGTAAATAACATTGCCTTGGTGAATGGGCGTCCACAGTTATTGAATCTAAAAGATTTAATTCATCACTTTGTAGAGCACAGACATGAGGTTGTTGTAAGAAGAACAACTTATGAATTGCGTAAGGCCGAAGAGCGTGCTCATATCTTGGAAGGTTTAATCATTGCTTCAGATAATATTGATGAAGTAATTGCGCTTATTAGAGCGTCTTCCAATGCAGAAGAAGCCAGAGAGAAGTTGATTGAGCGTTTCAAACTTTCTGAAATTCAAGCGAAAGCTATTGTTGAAATGAGGTTGCGCCAGTTGACAGGACTGGAACAGGACAAGCTTCGTAGCGAGTATGACGAACTCATGAAAACTATTGAAGATTTGAAAGACATTCTTGCTAAAAAGGAGCGTAGAATGGAAATCATTAAGGAAGAGCTTTTGGTAGTTAAAGAAAAGTATGGAGATGACAGACGTTCTATTATTGAGTATGCTGGAGGCGATTTAAGTATTGAAGATATGATTCCAGATGAGCAAGTAGTAATTACTATTTCTCACGCAGGTTATATCAAGCGTACGTCTTTAAGCGAATATAAAATTCAGCATAGAGGAGGAGTAGGGCAAAAGGCATCTACTACAAGAAATGAAGATTTCTTAGAGCATTTATTTGTGGGTACCAACCACCAATATATGTTGTTCTTCACTCAAAAAGGAAAATGTTTCTGGATGCGTGTTTATGAAATTCCTGAAGGAAGTAGAACTTCCAAAGGAAGAGCCATCCAAAACTTGATTAACATTGAGCAGGATGATAAGGTTAAAGCGTTCATCTGTACTCAGGATTTGAAAGATGAAGAATACATCAACAGTCACTATGTAATAATGGCTACCAAACAGGGGCAGGTTAAGAAAACGGCATTGGAGCAATATTCTAGACCTAGAACCAACGGTATTAATGCCATTACTATTAAGGAAGATGATGAATTGCTAGAAGCTAGACTTACCACAGGTAACAGTCAAGTGATGTTAGCACTTAAATCTGGTAAGGCTATTAGATTTGAGGAAGCCAAAACTAGACCAATGGGTCGTGGGGCCTCTGGTGTACGAGGAATTACATTGGCCAATGATACTGACGAAGTAATTGGTATGATTGCCATAGAAAATTCTCAAGAGGAATCTGTCTTAGTAGTGTCTGAAAAAGGGTATGGAAAACGTACTTATATTGACGATCCGGAAGATGGAGAACCAGTATATAGAATTACTAACCGTGGAGGAAAAGGTGTGAAAACTATTTCCATAACTGAAAAAACAGGACATCTTGTCGCAATTAAAACAGTAACCGATGAGGATGATTTAATGATTATCAATAAGTCTGGTATTGCTATTAGAATTGCGGTTAAAGACTTAAGAGTAATGGGAAGAGCTACACAAGGAGTGAGACTCATCAACTTAAAAGGAAAAGATTCTATTGCCGCGGTTGCCAAAGTAATGAAAGATGACGAAGAAGAGATTGAAGGATCTGTAGAGGATGTGGAAACTTTAAATGAGGATGGCACAACTCTTGATAATGCTCAAGAATAA
- a CDS encoding ATP-dependent Clp protease ATP-binding subunit: MDDNFSPRVKDVIAYSKEEALRLGHDFIGTEHLMLGLLRDGSGKAIDILSALEIDLNHLRRKVEILSPANSNVATASNEKKNLHLTRQAERALKTTFLEAKLFQSTSINTAHLLLCILRNENDPTTKLLNKLKVDYDNVKEQFKFMITNDDDFLESPKAESYSDDDITDDDDSKQNPFSQSSSKTAKKSKTPVLDNFGRDLTVLAEEGKLDPVVGREKEIQRVSQILSRRKKNNPLLIGEPGVGKSAIAEGLALRIVKRKVSRILFNKRVVTLDLASLVAGTKYRGQFEERMKAVMNELEKNDDIILFIDEIHTIVGAGGATGSLDASNMFKPALARGEIQCIGATTLDEYRQYIEKDGALERRFQKVIVEPTSVEETIEILNNVKEKYEEHHNVDYTPEAIEACVKLTNRYMTDRFLPDKAIDALDEAGSRVHITNIDVPKQILELEKKLEEVRETKNTVVKKQKYEEAAKLRDDEKRLEKELAIAQEKWEEETKLHREIVTEENVADVVSMMTGIPVNRIAQTESNKLAKLPDQIKGKVIGQDEAVAKVVKAIQRNRAGLKDPNKPIGSFIFLGQTGVGKTQLAKVLARELFDSEEALIRIDMSEYMEKFAISRLVGAPPGYVGYEEGGQLTEKVRRKPYAVILLDEIEKAHPDVFNMLLQVLDDGYLTDSLGRKIDFRNTIIIMTSNIGARKLKDFGQGVGFGTAAREAQAQDNSRSIIENALKKAFAPEFLNRIDDVIVFNALEKSDIDKIIDIELAKLVERIKGLGYELKLSDKAKDYIADKGFDKQYGARPLKRAIQKYIEDALAEEIINAQLLEGDTIIMDLDSKTEELTIKIEKAEKHTES; the protein is encoded by the coding sequence ATGGATGATAATTTTTCCCCAAGAGTCAAGGACGTTATTGCTTACAGCAAAGAGGAAGCACTGCGTCTTGGCCATGATTTTATAGGTACTGAGCATTTAATGCTAGGCCTACTTCGTGATGGCAGTGGAAAAGCGATAGATATATTGAGTGCCCTTGAAATTGATCTTAACCATTTAAGGCGCAAAGTTGAAATATTAAGCCCCGCAAATTCCAATGTGGCTACTGCCTCAAACGAAAAAAAGAACCTACACCTTACTAGGCAAGCAGAACGTGCCCTAAAAACAACTTTTTTAGAAGCTAAATTGTTTCAAAGCACTTCTATCAACACAGCGCATTTGCTGCTGTGCATTTTACGAAATGAAAACGACCCCACTACCAAGCTCTTAAACAAGCTAAAAGTGGATTATGATAACGTTAAAGAGCAATTCAAATTTATGATTACAAATGATGATGACTTTTTAGAATCTCCTAAGGCAGAGTCTTATTCAGATGATGATATCACTGATGATGATGATTCTAAGCAAAATCCATTCAGTCAATCTTCATCTAAAACAGCCAAAAAGTCAAAAACTCCTGTTTTAGACAATTTCGGTAGAGATCTTACAGTATTGGCTGAAGAAGGTAAACTTGACCCCGTTGTTGGTAGAGAAAAAGAAATACAACGTGTATCCCAAATATTGAGTAGACGTAAAAAGAACAACCCTCTTCTTATTGGAGAACCCGGAGTTGGTAAATCTGCCATTGCAGAAGGTTTAGCTTTACGTATCGTAAAACGAAAAGTATCTCGAATACTTTTTAATAAGCGTGTAGTAACCCTTGACCTAGCAAGTTTAGTTGCAGGAACCAAGTACCGTGGACAATTTGAAGAACGTATGAAAGCCGTTATGAACGAGCTTGAGAAAAATGACGACATCATTCTTTTTATTGACGAGATTCATACCATTGTGGGGGCCGGAGGTGCTACAGGAAGTTTAGATGCTTCCAACATGTTCAAACCTGCTTTGGCTCGTGGAGAAATTCAATGTATAGGAGCTACCACTCTAGATGAATATAGACAGTATATTGAAAAAGATGGTGCCTTGGAGCGTCGTTTCCAAAAAGTAATCGTGGAACCTACAAGCGTGGAAGAAACCATTGAAATTCTTAACAACGTTAAGGAAAAATATGAAGAACATCACAATGTAGACTATACGCCTGAAGCTATTGAAGCATGTGTAAAATTGACTAACAGATATATGACCGATCGTTTTCTTCCAGACAAAGCTATAGATGCTTTGGACGAAGCAGGATCAAGAGTTCATATTACCAATATTGATGTTCCAAAGCAGATTTTGGAATTGGAAAAAAAGCTTGAAGAAGTAAGAGAAACCAAAAATACAGTTGTTAAAAAACAAAAGTATGAAGAGGCTGCTAAACTTCGGGATGATGAAAAGCGACTAGAAAAAGAGTTAGCTATAGCCCAAGAAAAATGGGAAGAGGAAACCAAGCTTCATCGTGAAATTGTTACCGAAGAAAATGTTGCGGACGTAGTTTCTATGATGACGGGGATTCCTGTAAATAGAATTGCTCAAACGGAAAGCAATAAACTAGCAAAATTACCAGACCAAATTAAAGGCAAGGTAATTGGGCAAGATGAAGCTGTTGCTAAAGTTGTGAAAGCGATTCAAAGAAACAGAGCTGGACTAAAAGACCCTAACAAACCTATCGGTTCTTTTATTTTCCTAGGACAGACTGGAGTTGGAAAAACCCAATTGGCCAAAGTTTTGGCTCGCGAATTATTTGATAGTGAAGAGGCTCTTATCAGAATTGATATGAGCGAATACATGGAAAAATTTGCGATTTCCAGACTTGTCGGGGCCCCTCCAGGATATGTAGGTTATGAAGAAGGTGGGCAGTTAACAGAAAAAGTACGCCGCAAGCCTTACGCTGTGATACTTTTGGATGAAATTGAAAAAGCGCACCCAGACGTGTTCAATATGCTATTGCAGGTTCTAGATGACGGTTACTTAACTGATAGTCTAGGTCGCAAAATTGATTTCAGAAATACCATAATCATCATGACTTCAAATATTGGAGCCAGAAAACTTAAAGACTTTGGTCAAGGAGTTGGTTTTGGAACAGCCGCTAGAGAAGCGCAAGCTCAAGATAACTCTAGAAGTATTATAGAAAATGCCTTGAAAAAAGCCTTTGCTCCGGAATTCTTAAACAGAATTGACGATGTAATTGTATTTAACGCCCTAGAAAAATCTGATATTGATAAGATTATTGATATTGAACTTGCTAAATTAGTTGAGCGCATTAAGGGCCTAGGCTACGAACTTAAACTAAGCGATAAGGCAAAAGATTATATAGCAGATAAGGGCTTTGATAAGCAGTATGGCGCACGCCCTTTAAAACGTGCAATACAAAAGTATATCGAAGATGCTTTGGCCGAAGAAATCATTAATGCCCAACTTCTGGAAGGTGATACAATAATTATGGATCTAGATTCTAAGACAGAAGAGTTGACCATTAAAATTGAAAAGGCCGAGAAACATACAGAGTCTTAA